Proteins encoded in a region of the Populus alba chromosome 13, ASM523922v2, whole genome shotgun sequence genome:
- the LOC118036448 gene encoding LOW QUALITY PROTEIN: germin-like protein subfamily 1 member 7 (The sequence of the model RefSeq protein was modified relative to this genomic sequence to represent the inferred CDS: deleted 1 base in 1 codon): protein MEGLKFLLVFVLLALASSFASAFDPSPLQDFCVAVDETDGVFVNGKFCKDPKDVTEKDFFSSGLNIPGDTSGRVGSNVTAVNVEKIPGLNTLGISLARIDFAPYGLNPPHTHPRATEIIVVVEGTLYVGFVTSNLANGDNRLITKALKPGDVFVFPIGLIHFQFNMGKTKALAFAGLSSQNPGVITVANAVFGSDPPINPDVLAKAFRLDKKVVDYLQKSF from the exons ATGGAAGGGCTAAAGTTTCTACTAGTTTTTGTCCTCTTGGCTCTGGCTTCTTCATTTGCCTCTGCCTTCGATCCCAGTCCTCTTCAGGACTTCTGTGTAGCAGTGGATGAAACCGATGGTG TGTTTGTGAATGGCAAATTCTGCAAGGACCCAAAGGATGTTACTGAGAAGGATTTCTTCTCTTCTGGACTCAACATTCCAGGGGACACTTCCGGTCGTGTTGGTTCAAATGTCACTGCtgtcaatgttgaaaaa attccAGGGCTCAACACTCTTGGCATATCCTTAGCTCGCATTGATTTCGCTCCATATGGCCTGAACCCTCCCCACACTCACCCTCGCGCCACTGAGATCATAGTAGTTGTGGAGGGTACCCTCTATGTTGGCTTTGTTACGTCAAACTTAGCTAACGGAGATAATCGCCTGATCACCAAAGCCTTGAAACCTGGAGATGTTTTTGTGTTTCCGATTGGACTCATTCATTTCCAATTCAATATGGGAAAAACCAAAGCGCTTGCTTTCGCCGGCTTAAGCAGCCAGAACCCTGGTGTCATTACAGTTGCGAATGCGGTGTTTGGGTCGGATCCACCCATTAATCCTGATGTCCTCGCCAAGGCCTTCCGACTGGACAAGAAGGTAGTCGACTATCTCCAGAAATCATTCTAG
- the LOC118036447 gene encoding putative germin-like protein 2-1, with the protein MKGVHFLATFVFLAFAASLAFASDPSPLQDFCVAINDTKDGVFVNGKFCKDPKLATANDFFFPGLNIARNTSNPVGSVVTPANVAQIPGLNTLGISLVRIDFAPYGGLNPPHTHPRATEILTVLEGTLYVGFVTSNPDNRLITKVLNPGDVFVFPVGLIHFQFNVGKTKASAIGALSSQNPGVITIANAVFGSTPPIRSDVLAKAFQVDKNIVDHLQKQFWYDNN; encoded by the exons ATGAAAGGAGTCCATTTTCTTGCAACTTTTGTCTTTCTGGCTTTCGCTGCCTCACTTGCCTTTGCCTCCGACCCTAGTCCTCTACAGGACTTTTGTGTAGCCATCAATGATACCAAGGATGGTG TGTTCGTGAATGGGAAATTCTGCAAGGACCCAAAGCTTGCCACAGCGAATGATTTCTTCTTTCCTGGGCTCAACATTGCCAGAAACACCTCCAATCCAGTTGGCTCGGTGGTCACTCCTGCTAATGTTGCTCAAATTCCAGGGCTCAATACTCTTGGAATATCGCTGGTTCGCATTGATTTTGCACCATACGGTGGCCTAAACCCGCCACACACTCACCCTCGTGCCACGGAGATCCTAACTGTCCTGGAGGGAACTCTCTATGTTGGCTTTGTCACATCGAACCCTGATAATCGTCTCATCACCAAAGTCCTAAACCCAGGAGATGTTTTCGTGTTCCCAGTTGGACTCATTCACTTCCAATTCAATGTGGGGAAAACCAAAGCTTCGGCCATTGGTGCCTTGAGCAGCCAAAACCCTGGTGTAATCACAATCGCAAATGCAGTCTTCGGATCCACTCCACCTATTAGATCTGATGTTCTCGCCAAGGCCTTCCAAGTGGACAAGAATATAGTGGACCATCTTCAGAAGCAGTTCTGGTACGACAACAACtag